cttgtggctcagctgataaagaatctgcctgcaatgcaggagtcctgggtttgatccctggattgggaagatcccctggaaaagtcaaaggctacccactccagtactctgacctggagaattccatggactgtatagttcatggggtcacaaagagttggacacgactgagcgactttcacttcacttcactttaaaaaactaaaaataaagttaccatatCATCTAGCAATCTCACTTGGGCATACatctggaaaagataaaaatttgaaaagatacacgtaCCCCTATTTTCAtaacagcattgtttacaatagccaaggaatggaagcaacctaagtaaccatcagtagatgaatggataaagatgtggtatatacataaaatggaatactactcggccataaaaaagaatgaaataagcccatttgtagcaacatggatggacctagagattaccataccaagtgaagtaagtcagacagagaaaaacaaagattatgacatcacttatatgtgaaatctgaaatcatgatacaatgaacttatttacaaaacggaAACTGATCTACAGGCATGGAGAACACActtatggactttcctggtgatccagtggttaggaatccgtctgccaatgcaggggacatgggctggaatctggctcaggaagattccacaggctagaggcaactaagcccctgtgctaCAACTGCTGAGCTAACCGTCTAGAGACTGAAAGCTGAAACTACTGAGACAGGGTACCCTACAGCCTCTGCGCTGCAGCGAGAGCAGCCATCGCAGTTAGAGTACCTGCCTCGTAGCGCAACGAGAGAAAGAcgcacacagcaacagagacccagtgtagccaaaaataaataagtgaaattttaaaaaagaaaaagaaaacacatttatggCTAGGGTAAAGGCAGGAAGGGATACATGCAAAGtctgagattaacagatacatatatacagatacataaaagagataaatgacaaggtcctactgcacagggaactatattccaatatcttgtaataacacataatggaaaagaatcttatatatatatatatatatatatatatatatatatatatatatatatattagatatgtattcttgaaaatatatataattgaataacTTTGCTGTAGACCAGAatctagcacaacactgtaaatcagcttgtgctcaactgtgtccaaatctttgtgatcctGTTGGCCCCagacagcccccaggctcctctgtccatggaattttccaggcgtgaatactggagtgggtggccatttcctgctccaggagatctttcccactcagggatagaacctgtgtctcttgcattggcaactagattctttatcactgagtcaccttgaaatcaactatatttcaatttttaaaaatttttttaaaaaagaagaagggcTTTGattgggagggtgggatgaaggcACTCTTCTAATTTCTCAATGTTATATTTTATTACAATCTGTTAAGTGTGTAAGTGGGACAGGACTAGTCAATCTGCAATGCAACTCTCCATTGAAGCCTTCCTACCTTGCTAGGCAGTTTTTCTTTAGTGTTCAGAATGCTCAATCTTAGGATTTCAAAATGCACTCTTGGGTAGCCACAAAGTATTAGTTTCTCAGTGAAGGTGGCATTTTTCAGTGTTGGGCAACTCAAACAAGACAAGCATGAAAGGCTAAGTTCTTAGGTGAATGTGCTTTAGTCTGTCTCTCAGATTCAAATAAGTGTCATTTCTGACTAACTATAAGACCTACCTGGGTTTATTAAATACTGACAAAGGCCTGTGTTACCAAAGTTAAAGTGTAAAGGGTTATTTCTGGCAGCTGACCCATTCCCTGCAGCCAACCCATACCTTGCAGCCATGTGTAGGAGAAGCTGCCAGAGCTAGCAAAGAACATTTCTATTCTGGGCTTTTCTGCTCTTGCATTTACAGCTGGAGGGCTGCCTCAGTGCTCTCCTGGGTCCATGGGGTGGGCCTTTGGCATGAGGCATGATGTTTACATCAGCAGATAAACTATTCTCTTTCAACTCTTGCTGAGGCTGTGGCCTCCCTGCTCTTCTTCTGAAGTTAGTCATAAACTGAGTCGGGCTGGAGGTGGCTAAAGTTTGGAATTTGTCCCAACTTATCTTCCTCCTGACAATCTGAGTTTCACATGTGAGTCTTAAATGGGTGATCACTGTTTCTTTGCACTGGGCCCTCTCAGCCTAGGGAAAattaggtttctttctttccttcggGAAGCTTGGAGATTAACGGAGTCACATCAGTTTTAGGCAGTGAACAGTAGAGGGCAGACTTTGATGAGGCTGGGGTGTGTGAAGGGAAAATTCCAAAGAGCAAGGGAGCTCAAGCCTCAAGCAGGGCCAGGGGCCAGTCCAAGTCGGGGAATGGCCCTTCCTGGGGCCAAGCTGGGCCAGTGGAGGAGAGGTCTGCTGTCAGCAAAGTAGGTTGTATCCTGTCCCTCCGTCTTTATTCAGGCTGCAAATTATGAATGCACAGGAGATCTTTCAGAAGAGGGGTTCTAAAATACTGTGGGGCCTTTTGACACAGCACACTTACGTCTTAGCCCCAAACAAGATAAAATCACTTGCATCCTTGCCAAATTTCTTGCCAGTCCTATCTGAACTTGtgcagatttatttaaaaattgactatttagggacttccccagcagtccagtggttaaaagactccacacttccactgcagtgtgtttcatccctgctcagggaactaagatccttcatgctgtagtgccaaaggaaaaaaaaagaaaagaaaacttcttgaactgaataaaaatgaaaatacaacacatcaacttaaaaattatttttaaaaattgattacttaaatctttgaattaaaaaattaagtttcttgaggtataatttacatccAATAAAATCTACCCTTTTAAGGGATTTAGTTCAGTAAGTTTTTGGCAGATTTATACAGATATGTAATCATTGTACACCAGAAAGTTCCCTTATGCCCATTTTTAGTAGATTCTCATTCCCTCACCCACTCCAGCCCTTGTCATTGTGAACCAGACTTTTCCGAAAGGTCATGTAACTAAATTCGGTCTTTTAAAGAAGTCTTTTActtctacttatttttattatttaaaaaaattttttaatgaatcatagtcttttatattttggcttagtttttgttgttgttgttttggctgcatgccctggcatgaaggatcttagttgcCTCTTTGTTAATCTGTTTCCAGTTCATAGATGCCAAGGCATAGCATAGAGTTAGCATTCAAAAAAtgttgaatgggtgaatttatgTCCTTATGCAGCTAATCACAAGACAATTTTACtgttttgagatttatttttacctttataaataatgctgtagtgAACCTGTTTCTGCCTTtgacctttttttgtttttctttccacttttggATTATGCACCAGGCTGTATTCTTTGAAGTAGGTTCACTGGACAAACGAGTGCGGATTTTGTTTTATTCCAATTTGCCTTACAAAATTGTGCGGTGgcggttttttatttttaagtcagaaGACTCCAAAGAATTGCAGTGATGAGCAGAAAACCTGGCTTTGTCCTAACACCGGTCCTCTGACCTGCAGTAAATACTTCCTCGGCTCTGTGCTTCGGTTTCCTCAAAATCACAGATCGTACATGTCTGCATTTCCTTCCCGGGTAAAAGCTAAACTCCGCTTTCTCACCACTCGGGAGCCTCGTTATTCCGATTGACAGTCAATCTGACCAATCAGCGTGCTGTGGGAGATCCCGGGCAGCACTTCCGGACACAGGCGCACAGTCTTCGCTCCGGAGATGGGTGGCTGTCAGGTTTTGGGTCAGGCCTGGGGTGGCTGGCGGCGGGGTCTGGGGATCCGTGCAACGCCCACAGCCGCAGGCTTTGGCACCAAGGCCCGGTGATTACACAACCCTCGCCCTGCTTTGTGTAGAAGGGAGACGGGCTAGGGGAGGTTGCGTGCGGTATCTGGAGTTAGGTAGATATGGGTTCTAATTCATCTCTGATGTGTGATACTAAACTAGCCGtcgacctctctgagcctcagttctctCTTCTGTACATTGGGGCCAATCGAACCTGAGATTTCGGGAAGCTCAATCCAGGCTTCCTGGAGCATTCAAAAACAGCCGCAGGGGTTGGGAAGATGTGTGTGGAGATAAGAATGAGCGGCACCTCCGGAAGCAGTGATTCCCCTATTGTTTACCTAACCTTCCCAGGCATCAGCTGCAACGTCGAGGCGCCAGCAAACCGTCGGATCCCCCGGGTGACCAGCCTTTCCCGGGACTGCTGAGACCGGAGACCTTCAGTCGGGAAGAACTGGTCGATGTATTGAGGGCGGCTGTGGTAGACCTTAAAGGTGAGGGGTGGAAGGGACAGGTGCCGAGAGACCCGGAAGGGGGAGGAATCTTCACCTGAGTCTTCTGAGGCTCTGGTTCGGTACCCTACTAAAACCTGTGGGGTCAAATCCTGGTTCTCCCTCTCACGAACCTCACTAGCTGGGACCAGCCACATACTCTCTCTGCCTCAGCATCATGGGATACAGCTGTGGGAAGGGAGAGTATAAATAACCAGAGAGCTTTGCACTAGTAAGCTCTCAGTAAAGTGTTAATATATTGAGGTACAAAACGGGCTTTGGAGTCATATCTAGCTCTGTAATCTGCTTGCTGTGTGGCTTTAGGAAAATAATAATGTCTCTATGCCTCAGTCTCCAGTGACTTATgaatttttctcagctatttattgagcataggctgtgttccaggcactgctTTAGAACATGGCTGTCTACTGCTGAACAAAATAAATATGGTTCCTGCCTTCAGGGAGCCAGCATTTCAGTGGGAGAAAATGATTaaccagaaaataaatgaaaaaagtactTACTAGTGATCGGTACTGTTAATAAAACAGCGATGGTAGGGATCTGCAAGAAAGGAGCAGACATCAGATTGGAGACTCAGACCTCTTTGTGATGATCACATTGAAGCCATGATGATATAAGGAGCAAGCCACATGAAAATCTGAGACATGGAAAGCaacaagtgcaaaggtcctgaggttgAGGCAGCAAGCTGAGCATATGCAAGGTTCAGAAAGAAGTTTATTTCAGGGTGTGGTTGATAACTCCTGTATGAGAGTTGTATTGGGACCACATGATAATATGAATTGAGAAAGTCTTTGTAAACTGCTTTCGCTGTTGCTGACATTTATGTATTATATGTTTCAGGACCTCTGGTGACATTGAACAAGCCACAGGGTCTGCCAGTGACAGGTATGGCAGGGAAAAGAGATGCAGTGAAGGGGGTTTTGATGTGTCTGAGAGCAGACAATATTGAAGAGAAGGGATGTTGTCTCTGAGAGCAACTTgtagtcttccttttttttcccatagGAAAACCAGGAGAGCTGACGTTGCTGTCAGTGCTGCCAGAATTGAGCCGGTCCCTGGGGCTCGGGGAGCAGGAGCTCCAGGTTGTCCGAGCATCTGGCAAGTAAGTGGTGGAGGTGATAGGAAGGTAGGAAGATAAGCATCTATTTGGGATGGGGGCAGAGCTActtagaaataaacagacattttccacTGGTTGCTTTGGGATCACAGAGGTaggaaacaaggaaaaagaggaggaagtGGACAGATCTGGGTTTAAATCCTTATGCACAAACTGATCCTAGGTGTcactgagccttagtttctttaATCACAAAACAGAACTCATGACATCTGTGCTCAGTGTATAGTCACTTCTCCAGTCCAGTATTCATAGTCAGCATTGTTAACGGATCTGTGATATTCTTTCCTCTAATACCCATCGTTAGAGATGGTGCTTGAGATAAGATGTTTCTGCAATTGCACAAACTCATAAGCTTGTTTGTGGGGAAttgagccattcccttctccaagggatcttcccaacccaggaatcgaacccggatctctgacattgcaggcagattttttaccatctgagccaccagaaaaaccCATTTAATAGCTAATATATGTGAAATTCCTAGTAGAGTGCCTACTGGTAGACAGTCAAGCAGTTGGTGGTAACTGTTATGATGTTTGGCTCTGAGCTTCCTGGGAGCCAGAGCAAAATGAGAAACACATTTAAGCTTTGTACCCTTATTATCACACACGGGGAAGACTTACTTGTTTCTCAGGAGGAGGTCTCTGTTGTAGTCCAGATGTTTCTCTTCAGCCTTCAGCAGGTCCGTGTTTCTTCTCAGGGTCTCCTTTTTTTGCGGGTGATCCCAGGGGATTTTAACTTCTGTGATTtgtctcctttctccagggaggcCTCTGGGCTTGTGCTCCTCTCCAGTTGTCCCCGGACAGCAAGCCGCCTCCAGAAGTTCTTCACTCACTCACAGAGAGCCAGGAGACCCACAGCCACCTACTGGTGAGAAGGGCTGGGAGGCTCCAGGGCAGCGGGGAGGTCCCAGCAAACAACTCTGTGAcctcctcctgcctctttctCAGTGCTGTCACTGATGGGATCCCAGTTACTTCTGAAGGGAAGATCCAAGCAGCTCTGAAACTGGAACACATTGATGGGGTCAATCTCGTGAGTcaggcctgggtggggaagaggggaCCCTCTGACATATACCCCTCAAGAAGAGTCAAGGGTATAGATATGGGGTGGCTGGCCCTTCATTCCCCTAAAAAGGTGAATGACGACTGCCTATCCTGCAGCCCTGTCCTCAGCCTGGCGGGAACAGGGAGGGTTGGGGGGCAGCTCCCAGGTGTGTGTGAAGCTTGTTCACTCTTGGGGGCTGACACCACAGGTTGTTCCAGTGCAATCCCCATCCCGAAAGGACATCATGGAAGGTGTCAAGAGGACCCTCAGCCACTTCCGTGTGGTTGCCACGGGCTCTGGCTGTGCCCTGGTCCAGCTGCAGCCACTGACAGGTGGGTCTGGAGCCCCAGCCAGACTTGACAAACTCTATTTGGTTGGGGAGGCAGGGAATGGGAGGAAGGTGGTAGTTTCAGTGGCAGCCTGGGAAGTCTTTGATGGACTGCAAGGATGTATGTGACCAGCTCCACCTGGAGGGGGCAGTGCTTCTCCTGTCAGTCTGACGGTCACCCCTTTGCAACTcacctctattttttttcttactgctcTCAGCATCTTCTCTTTACCTTTGATGTTCTCTAGCTTCActgtgcagagaaggcaatggcaccccactccagtactcttggctggaaaatcccatggacagaggagcctggtgggctgcagtccatggggtcgctgagagttggacatgactgagtgacttcactttcacttttcactttcatgcattggagaaggaaatggcaacccactccagtgttcttgcctagagaatcccagggacggggcagcctggtgggctgccgtctatggggtcgcacagagtcggacatgactgaagcgacttagcagcagcagcagcagcagcagcttcactGTGATGAATCCAGGTGTGtgggtttagtttttttttgtgggggggggtTAGTTTTATTTCTTGGGATTCAGTGTGTTTGCTGAATCTGAAGATTAACCTGTTTAATCCATCCTGAAAAGTTCTTCAAATGTTGTGCCTCTTGCATCTTCCCTTTGGAATGCCTGATAGCGTCTGAGTTTCTCATTCACCTGCTATGTCTCAACTTTGCTTCCATATTTTTCATGTCTATCTTTTCCGCATTCTGGGTAATCTTCAGACGTACTTTCCAGCTGAGTAATTTTCTCTTCAGTTGAATCTAACCTGCTAGTTTAGCCTACCCATTGATTGTACTGTTTGCGTCTACAAATTCAAGTTGGTTGTTTTACAAATACAGATGgccttttaaaaaaaggcatcttttttctttcacGTCAAactgtttttaatttgcataatGCTTTTAACAAAAATAGCCTCCCCCcccaaaattttttatttacaatCTTTGGTCTTCAAAAGGTGTGAGTGTTCCTGTCTAACAGTCAGGCAGCGAGGGCTGCCCATGTGCAGGTAGCTCTGTTACAGACCAGCCCATATTCTCTCTGCTCATGTGTGGGCCCTGGCAGGACTGCACCCAGCAAGGGAGCAGCACTTTCCTCCAGTCCACACAAAGGCACAAGTCAGCCTAAAAATCGTGACTCAGTCCTGCCAACTGCAAGGTAAATGAACTCTTAGAATACTTCTAGACTTATTgcctgcattttttttaaagaccgatttatttgtttatagtttttggctgtggtgggtctttgttgctgtgtgtgggcttctgttGCAGAGTGAGGGCTTCTCTTTGTTGTGGTGGTCGAGTTTCTCATTACcgtggcttcttgttgcagagcacgggctctagttgcagctcagtagttgtggcaaacaggcttagtcgctctgccgcatgtgggatcttccctgaccaggaacctGTGTCTATtgattgcaaggcagactcttaaccactggaccaccagggaagaccttgccTGCATTTTTTAACCAATGTTTTGCTTATTCTTATTaaatcagccttttttttttttttttggctgcatggcatggcttgaGGgatagttctctgaccagggattaaacctaggcCCACAGAAATGGatgagcagagtcctaaccactggaccgccagggaactcccaaagTCCTAACATTTTTGTCTAGACTGTAATAAAACTAAAGAGAACAGTATTCAAACCCAATAAAGCATGATGCTAAAATCTCAGATCTCAAAGAATCTCAGATCCTTTGAGATCTGAGATCAAGTTATTACGCATCTAACCACCTTTATGGCACATACCATGGACCACCACCCTGCCTTTCTGATTTAAAGTTTTGTCTCTTCACCGATTGCTGTGGTCCatcctgtggttttatttttcacacCAGTAAGTAAAGGTGACCAACAGCCACTGACTCAAGTTTTTCCAAGAATTAAATGACCTGGTCAGTCTTCAGATTGCTTCGCAACCTTCTCTTGCTGATCTGTCAGCTTTTTCTTTACCTATAAATCCCAAATGGCCAAGAACACACAACTGAAGGTCCATGCTCTGGGCAAGCCTCTTTGTTGATGAGCTCCTTCCCTGTGCTTGTCATCCATCCATTCTCCTAGCCTTGAACCCAATTGGTGATGgcatctgtttttttctctcattaCTTGTTCTTGTTTGTCTTTACTCATTTAAAGCACACCTATGTGGTGTTTCTATAATTCTTTTGTCTTGAGATTCTAAGGGTCTAATTCTGTTATGATTTCCACAGACTTGCTCCCCTTGGTGGAATGTCTCCTTATCGCTCTGTGGTTcaggttgtgctgggtcttcatctgTGGAAATCCTTTACTGCCTCATTGGCAGTGGGGACTTGAGAGGTTCTGCCTTGCTTCTGCTGAGTGGGCTCACATCGCTGCTTCAGGACCTAGAGATTAACACCTCAGTTGGAAGTTCACAGATCACTCAGGTGGTATTAGAACCCCAACCCTGTGTGAGAGCAGCTCACAGTTGGGAGTTCATCTTCATTCCCCTCATCCATACCTACAGAGCTCATCTGCCTTCCTTGGTTGGCTGACTTTTTCTCCTGGTCCACCCTTGCACGGAAGATGTAGCCTCTCAGATTTCATTTGGGCACCACAGCCTCATCCGTGGCCCCTTGTCACTACTTAAACCCAAGCCCCCTTGGCCCCAAGATTGGAAATACCCCTCAAAGAGGTGAAATGTTGACTCTCTTGTGCTCTggatttgttttttgtattttcatccaGGGGCCTTTACTTTCCCCTGTGTCCAGCTGTGTATTTAAAAGGATGATTGTTACAGTTTTCCAGTGTTTCTAGGTGGTTAGTAAAAGATGGGTTTTTAAATTATCCAGTCCACCCTATTGCCAGACATGAAAGTAGACGGGACAgttcctgggtttgaatcccagtctGTGGTGGGCTGGTTACTTCTTGAGCTTCGGTTTTCCTGTCTGTAAGGTGGAATGATGCTAGGTCTCACATTATAGGGTTTTCAGGAGTATTAGTAAGTTTACATATGTGAACCATTTCATATCCATTAAGTTTCCCCAAAACAAGTTCACGTTGGTATCACCCAAAAGAGCAATTTATTGACTCATATAACTTAGAAGTTCAGGCTTGTGCATACTCTGGGGACCAGcagccacaactaatgagcccctgtgctgcaactattgaagccctcGCCCCTTCGAGCCAGCAAGTCGCAAATACCGAGCCTGGGTGCTACAGCTCCTgaaagcctgcacaccctagagcctgttttccacaacagaagccaccgcaatgagaagcccatactctccacaactagagaaagcccacatgcagcagtgaagacccagtgcagccaaaaaacagtAGTTCGGGCTTGGCTGCATCCAGGCTTGGAGGACATCATCAGAAAGCCATTCCTCCCTCTTTCCACCTCCCGCGTGCTGGCTTCTTCCTCCCATAGGAGCAGCAGCTGTCCCCCATGGAGGCAGATGCAGGTGCTCCAGCAGCTCCAGGCTCACTCCACAGCAGGAAAGAGTGCTCTTCATTCCCAGAAGCATCACAAAAAATTCAGGGTTGTGTCTCTTCATGGATGAGTCCCAC
This genomic stretch from Muntiacus reevesi chromosome 4, mMunRee1.1, whole genome shotgun sequence harbors:
- the RPUSD3 gene encoding mitochondrial mRNA pseudouridine synthase RPUSD3 isoform X3, producing MGGCQVLGQAWGGWRRGLGIRATPTAAGFGTKARHQLQRRGASKPSDPPGDQPFPGLLRPETFSREELVDVLRAAVVDLKGPLVTLNKPQGLPVTGKPGELTLLSVLPELSRSLGLGEQELQVVRASGKEASGLVLLSSCPRTASRLQKFFTHSQRARRPTATYCAVTDGIPVTSEGKIQAALKLEHIDGVNLVVPVQSPSRKDIMEGVKRTLSHFRVVATGSGCALVQLQPLTGLHPAREQHFPPVHTKAQVSLKIVTQSCQLQGAAAVPHGGRCRCSSSSRLTPQQERVLFIPRSITKNSGLCLFMDESHKAGGMTALPAPTSLQRLGW
- the RPUSD3 gene encoding mitochondrial mRNA pseudouridine synthase RPUSD3 isoform X2; protein product: MGGCQVLGQAWGGWRRGLGIRATPTAAGFGTKARHQLQRRGASKPSDPPGDQPFPGLLRPETFSREELVDVLRAAVVDLKGPLVTLNKPQGLPVTGKPGELTLLSVLPELSRSLGLGEQELQVVRASGKEASGLVLLSSCPRTASRLQKFFTHSQRARRPTATYCAVTDGIPVTSEGKIQAALKLEHIDGVNLVVPVQSPSRKDIMEGVKRTLSHFRVVATGSGCALVQLQPLTVFPSQLQAHMALQLCPVLGDHTYSARVGAVLGQRFLLPVEGTRPQRQVLDEALLGRLCLTPSQAARLPLHLHLHCLHLPGARPKDPPIELLAPLPSYFSRTLQCLGLHYQ
- the RPUSD3 gene encoding mitochondrial mRNA pseudouridine synthase RPUSD3 isoform X1 — its product is MGGCQVLGQAWGGWRRGLGIRATPTAAGFGTKARHQLQRRGASKPSDPPGDQPFPGLLRPETFSREELVDVLRAAVVDLKGPLVTLNKPQGLPVTGKPGELTLLSVLPELSRSLGLGEQELQVVRASGKEASGLVLLSSCPRTASRLQKFFTHSQRARRPTATYCAVTDGIPVTSEGKIQAALKLEHIDGVNLVVPVQSPSRKDIMEGVKRTLSHFRVVATGSGCALVQLQPLTGLHPAREQHFPPVHTKAQVSLKIVTQSCQLQVFPSQLQAHMALQLCPVLGDHTYSARVGAVLGQRFLLPVEGTRPQRQVLDEALLGRLCLTPSQAARLPLHLHLHCLHLPGARPKDPPIELLAPLPSYFSRTLQCLGLHYQ
- the RPUSD3 gene encoding mitochondrial mRNA pseudouridine synthase RPUSD3 isoform X4, translated to MGGCQVLGQAWGGWRRGLGIRATPTAAGFGTKARHQLQRRGASKPSDPPGDQPFPGLLRPETFSREELVDVLRAAVVDLKGPLVTLNKPQGLPVTGKPGELTLLSVLPELSRSLGLGEQELQVVRASGKEASGLVLLSSCPRTASRLQKFFTHSQRARRPTATYCAVTDGIPVTSEGKIQAALKLEHIDGVNLVVPVQSPSRKDIMEGVKRTLSHFRVVATGSGCALVQLQPLTGPG